Proteins encoded together in one Lathamus discolor isolate bLatDis1 chromosome 3, bLatDis1.hap1, whole genome shotgun sequence window:
- the ANGPTL3 gene encoding angiopoietin-related protein 3, which translates to MNTILVFLFIAPLALSAGAEKDSSSFDPALSPETRSRFAMLDDVRILANGLLELGHGLKDFVHKTKGQMNDISEKLYIFDRSFYELSLQTSEIKEEEEQLKQTTARLQINNEEIKNLSQEMNSKIEDLIQNKIQLQEKVWGLEDKVTKLAISQPSVEETKEISSLKAFVEQQDNDIKQLLKVVEDQHIELDRQHNQIQELEEKLNHIELQEHAENSFVEELTEAEDTPIPVRNTTAVTYGSDGTAPDCSALYNSGTRSSGVYSIKPNGSEAFDVYCEMKFGSSWTVIQKRVDGSLDFNQTWDAYTNGFGDLNEEFWLGLNKTYSITKQGDYILRIELQDWKDNKRYIEYAFSLGGPETDYTLQLSRMFGSIPNALPEQTELRFSTADHEANITNDFNCPENYLGGWWHSECEETNLNGKYVTPRSRGRLDRRKGLYWKPKKGRYYLLKSTKIMIHPTDLKSFDFTQPNVI; encoded by the exons ATGAACACCATTCTAGTCTTTCTATTCATTGCCCCACTTGCTCTttcagctggagctgaaaaggattcttcctcctttgatcctgcTTTATCTCCTGAGACAAGATCAAGATTTGCCATGTTAGATGATGTTCGAATCTTAGCCAATGGACTCCTCGAGCTTGGGCACGGTCTTAAAGACTTTGTCCATAAGACAAAGGGGCAGATGAATGACATCTCTGAAAAACTTTACATTTTTGATAGGTCCTTTTATGAGCTCTCACTGCAAACGAGTGAAatcaaagaagaagaagaacaGCTCAAACAAACTACGGCCAGACTGCAAATCAACAATGAAGAGATAAAGAATCTCTCCCAGGAGATGAATTCGAAGATTGAAGACCtcatacaaaacaaaatccagctgCAAGAGAAAGTATGGGGACTGGAAGACAAAGTCACTAAACTGGCCATCAGCCAGCCTTCAGTGGAAGAGACAAAGGAAATTTCTTCACTCAAA GCTTTCGTGGAGCAGCAGGACAATGACATCAAGCAGCTTCTCAAAGTTGTAGAGGACCAGCACATAGAACTTGATAGACAGCACAACCAAAtacaggagctggaggagaag CTAAACCACATTGAGCTCCAGGAACACGCAGAGAACTCCTTTGTGGAGGAGCTCACAGAAGCAGAGGACACTCCGATCCCTGTGCGCAACACCACGGCTGTAACATACGGATCTGATG GTACCGCTCCTGACTGCAGTGCACTTTACAACAGCGGCACACGGTCCAGTGGTGTCTACTCTATTAAGCCCAACGGCTCCGAAGCTTTCGATGTCTACTGTGAAATGAAATTTG GCAGTTCCTGGACGGTAATCCAGAAGAGAGTGGATGGATCACTAGATTTCAACCAAACCTGGGATGCCTACACAAATGGCTTTGGTGACCTCAATg AGGAATTCTGGCTTGGCCTCAACAAGACCTATTCCATTACTAAGCAAGGAGACTACATCTTACGGATTGAGCTGCAGGACTGGAAAGATAATAAACGTTACATCGAGTATGCATTCAGTTTGGGAGGCCCCGAAACGGACTACACCCTCCAGCTTTCACGGATGTTTGGGAGCATCCCCAATGCCCTGCCGGAGCAGACAGAACTGCGGTTCTCAACTGCAGACCATGAAGCAAACATCACAAATGACTTCAACTGCCCAGAAAACTACCTAG GAGGCTGGTGGCACAGTGAATGTGAGGAAACCAATCTGAATGGAAAATACGTCACACCAAGGTCAAGAGGAAGACTAGACAGAAGGAAAGGCTTATACTGGAAGCCTAAGAAAGGAAGATATTACTTGCTCAAGTCAACCAAAATAATGATACACCCAACAGATCTAAAGAGTTTTGACTTTACTCAACCCAATGTGATTTAA